One window of the Sebastes umbrosus isolate fSebUmb1 chromosome 1, fSebUmb1.pri, whole genome shotgun sequence genome contains the following:
- the ctsa gene encoding lysosomal protective protein, with protein MQVAVLCYFLFSLLGGDAAPAADEVTYLPGLQKQPSFRHYSGYLSVADGKHLHYWFVESQNNPSSDPMVLWLNGGPGCSSLDGLLTEHGPYLIQDDGVTLLYNPYSWNKIANVLYLESPAGVGFSYSDDKNYVTNDTEVSMNNYLALKEFFRLFPEFSKNELFLTGESYGGIYIPTLAERVMEDASLNLQGIAVGNGMSSYEMNDNSLVYFAYYHGLLGSRLWTDLQKFCCSAGKCNFYNNQDQNCSESLGEVQVIVYSSGLNMYNLYAPCPGGVRERVSIERGELVMRDLGNSFINHQWTQLWNQKLRGLVSLNLNVRLDPPCTNSTPSSLYLNNAYVKAAVHISPKALDWVICSSEVNLNYGRVYQDVRKQYLKLLAGLKYRVLVYNGDVDMACNFMGDEWFVESLHQQVEVQRRPWLYDDQDGRQVGGFVKEFDNIAFLTVKGSGHMVPSDKPIAAFAMFSRFIKKQPY; from the exons ATGCAGGTGGCGGTgttgtgttacttcctgttctcgCTGCTCGGCGGTGACGCGGCTCCGGCTGCAGACGAGGTGACTTACCTGCCCGGTCTGCAGAAACAGCCGAGCTTCAGGCATTACTCTGGATACCTGAGCGTGGCCGATGGAAAACACCTGCATTACTG GTTCGTGGAGTCCCAGAATAACCCGTCGTCTGACCCGATGGTGTTGTGGTTGAATGGCGGCCCCGGCTGCAGCTCTCTGGACGGACTGCTGACAGAACATGGACCCTACCTG ATCCAGGACGACGGCGTGACACTGCTGTACAACCCGTACTCCTGGAACAAG ATTGCCAACGTGTTGTACCTGGAGTCTCCAGCAGGGGTCGGCTTCTCGTACTCTGACGACAAGAATTACGTCACCAACGACACCGAG gTGTCGATGAACAACTACCTGGCTCTGAAGGAGTTCTTCCGTCTGTTTCCAGAGTTCAGCAAGAACGAACTCTTCCTGACCGGAGAGAGTTACGGAGGAATCTACATCCCGACGCTCGCCGAGAGAGTGATGGAGGACGCCAGCCTCAACCTGCAG GGCATCGCCGTGGGAAACGGGATGTCGAGTTACGAGATGAACGATAACTCTCTGGTGTACTTCGCCTACTACCACGGCCTGCTGGGAAGTCGGCTGTGGACCGACCTGCAGAAGTTCTGCTGCAGCGCCGGGAAGTGTAACTTCTACAACAACCAGGACCAGAACTGCTCCGAGAGC CTGGGTGAGGTTCAGGTCATCGTCTACAGTTCGGGATTGAATATGTACAACCTGTACGCTCCCTGTCCAGGTGGAGTCCGCGAGAGAGTCAG TATTGAGCGAGGTGAGCTGGTGATGAGAGATCTTGGGAACTCGTTCATCAACCATCAGTGGACTCAGCTGTGGAACCAG AAGTTACGAGGTCTGGTGTCTCTAAACCTGAACGTCCGTCTGGACCCCCCCTGCACTAACTCCACCCCCTCTTCACTCTACCTGAACAACGCGTACGTCAAAGCTGCTGTGCACATCAGCCCCAAGGCCCTGGACTGGGTCATCTGCAG CTCTGAGGTGAATCTGAATTACGGTCGTGTCTACCAGGACGTCAGGAAACAGTACCTGAAGCTGCTCGCTGGTCTG AAGTACCGGGTCCTGGTGTACAACGGGGACGTGGACATGGCCTGTAACTTCATGGGGGACGAGTGGTTCGTCGAGTCTCTGCACCAGCAG GTGGAGGTCCAGAGACGTCCGTGGCTCTACGATGATCAGGACGGTCGGCAGGTCGGAGGCTTCGTCAAAGAGTTTGACAACATCGCCTTCCTCACTGTCAAG GGTTCTGGTCACATGGTTCCATCGGATAAACCAATTGCTGCCTTCGCCATGTTCTCCAGATTCATTAAGAAACAACCCTACTGA